Proteins encoded in a region of the Streptomyces sp. PCS3-D2 genome:
- a CDS encoding type B 50S ribosomal protein L31 — protein sequence MKPGIHPAYGPVVFRDTASGTAFLTRSTMTSDKTVDWEDGNTYPVVDVEISSASHPFYTGTARVLDTAGRVEKFERRYGAR from the coding sequence ATGAAGCCCGGAATCCACCCCGCCTACGGCCCCGTCGTCTTCCGCGACACCGCCTCCGGCACCGCTTTCCTCACCCGCTCCACGATGACCAGCGACAAGACCGTCGACTGGGAGGACGGCAACACCTACCCGGTGGTCGACGTGGAGATCTCCTCCGCGAGCCACCCCTTCTACACCGGCACTGCGCGCGTCCTCGACACGGCCGGCCGCGTGGAGAAGTTCGAGCGCCGCTACGGAGCCCGCTGA
- a CDS encoding metal ABC transporter ATP-binding protein, with protein sequence MARTHEGTDSLAPQPFPVRAADRGDLPPVISLRGAALAYGDRVLWQDLDLDVRPGEFLAVLGPNGSGKTSLLRVLLGRQPLTAGYVSVLGRPPHRSAGLIGYVPQQKSLPAHTLLRARDLVRLGLEGHRWGLPLGRRAARRRVEELLDAVGALPYADVPVGRLSGGEQQRVRVAQALATDPRILLCDEPLLSLDLQHQRTVTDLVDRRRRVAGTAVVFVTHEINPVLGPADRVLYLAGGGFRVGPPEQVMTTAVLSELYGIQVDVVRVRGRIVVVGAPDAAAPAHHLGARPNGGGPP encoded by the coding sequence ATGGCGCGCACCCACGAGGGCACCGACTCGCTCGCCCCGCAGCCGTTCCCGGTACGGGCGGCCGATCGAGGCGACCTCCCGCCGGTGATCAGCCTTCGTGGTGCCGCACTCGCCTACGGTGACCGCGTGCTGTGGCAGGATCTGGACCTCGATGTGCGGCCGGGGGAGTTCCTGGCCGTGCTGGGACCGAACGGATCGGGCAAGACCAGCCTGCTGCGCGTCCTGCTGGGCCGGCAGCCGCTCACCGCGGGATACGTCTCGGTCCTCGGCCGCCCGCCGCACCGCTCCGCCGGGCTCATCGGCTACGTCCCGCAGCAGAAGTCGCTGCCCGCGCACACGCTGCTGCGCGCCCGGGACCTCGTACGGCTCGGCCTCGAAGGGCACCGCTGGGGGCTGCCGCTCGGCCGGCGGGCCGCCCGTCGGAGGGTTGAGGAACTTCTCGACGCCGTAGGCGCGCTGCCGTACGCCGACGTCCCGGTCGGCCGGCTCTCCGGCGGGGAGCAGCAGCGGGTGCGGGTCGCGCAGGCGCTGGCCACGGACCCGCGGATCCTGCTGTGCGACGAGCCGCTGCTCTCCCTCGACCTCCAGCACCAGCGCACGGTGACGGACCTGGTGGACCGGCGGCGCCGGGTCGCAGGCACTGCCGTGGTCTTCGTGACCCACGAGATCAATCCGGTCCTGGGGCCGGCGGACCGGGTGCTCTACCTGGCCGGGGGCGGGTTCCGGGTCGGCCCGCCGGAGCAGGTGATGACGACCGCCGTGCTGTCCGAGCTGTACGGGATCCAGGTGGACGTCGTACGCGTCCGGGGCCGGATCGTGGTCGTCGGCGCACCCGACGCGGCGGCTCCCGCCCACCACCTCGGCGCCCGGCCGAACGGGGGCGGACCGCCATGA
- a CDS encoding metal ABC transporter permease: MRAATALVAPVAGDGADPGIWQQIFNFDNYGELLALVHNSLLAGALLGLVGGLVGVFVIMRDLPFAVHGISELSFAGAAAALLIGFNIVAGSIVGSLMAATAIGLLGVRARDRNSVIGIIMPFGLGLGVLCLSLYKGRAANKFGILTGQIVAVDTPQTAWLVGTSVVVLAALAVVWRPLTFASADPDVAESRGVPVRALSLAFMLVLGLAVALCVQIVGALLVLALLVTPAAAAARVTASPVLLPVLSVLFALVAMEGGILLALGSSIPISPYVTTLAFLIYLGCRLVGSRRAGYATRAAILPERRPVASR, encoded by the coding sequence ATGAGGGCAGCGACAGCCCTGGTCGCGCCGGTCGCCGGCGACGGCGCGGATCCGGGCATCTGGCAGCAGATCTTCAACTTCGACAACTACGGGGAGCTGCTGGCACTGGTCCACAATTCGCTGCTGGCCGGGGCCCTGCTGGGGCTGGTGGGCGGTCTCGTCGGGGTCTTCGTGATCATGAGGGACCTGCCGTTCGCGGTGCACGGTATCAGCGAGCTGTCCTTCGCGGGCGCGGCGGCCGCGCTCCTGATCGGGTTCAACATCGTCGCCGGGTCGATCGTCGGCTCGCTGATGGCGGCCACCGCGATCGGTCTGCTCGGGGTCCGGGCCCGCGACCGCAATTCGGTGATCGGGATCATCATGCCGTTCGGGCTGGGGCTGGGCGTGCTGTGCCTTTCCCTCTACAAGGGCCGGGCGGCCAACAAGTTCGGCATCCTGACCGGGCAGATCGTCGCCGTCGACACCCCCCAGACGGCCTGGCTGGTGGGTACGTCCGTCGTCGTGCTGGCGGCCCTCGCGGTGGTCTGGCGGCCGCTGACCTTCGCCAGCGCCGATCCCGACGTGGCCGAGTCCCGCGGGGTGCCCGTCCGGGCCCTGTCGCTGGCGTTCATGCTGGTCCTCGGGCTGGCGGTGGCTCTGTGCGTGCAGATCGTGGGCGCCCTGCTGGTGCTGGCCCTGCTGGTCACCCCGGCGGCAGCAGCGGCCCGGGTCACCGCGTCCCCGGTGCTGCTGCCCGTACTGAGCGTGCTCTTCGCGCTGGTCGCCATGGAGGGCGGCATCCTGCTCGCGCTGGGCAGCAGCATTCCCATCAGCCCGTACGTGACGACCCTCGCGTTCCTGATCTACCTCGGCTGCCGGCTGGTGGGCTCCCGGCGGGCCGGGTACGCCACCCGGGCCGCGATTCTTCCCGAACGCCGGCCCGTGGCCAGCAGGTGA
- the rpmF gene encoding 50S ribosomal protein L32 encodes MAVPKRKMSRSNTRHRRAQWKATTPQLVPVTVDGSVYQVPQRLVKAYERGLIHPEG; translated from the coding sequence ATGGCCGTCCCCAAGCGGAAGATGTCCCGCAGCAACACCCGTCACCGCCGCGCCCAGTGGAAGGCGACCACTCCCCAGCTGGTGCCGGTCACCGTCGACGGGTCCGTCTACCAGGTCCCTCAGCGCCTGGTGAAGGCGTACGAGCGCGGCCTCATCCACCCCGAGGGCTGA
- a CDS encoding GTP-binding protein, whose amino-acid sequence MDREHQLPVVIVAGMHSEARKEVVEQLLRTVPGSVALHHDLSAAPDGTVLRLIRDASGTLSRGEAPLVNDCACCALREDLVPELERMADSGLTRLAVVELWDSVEPKAMAEVVAGHGADRLVVTNVITAVDPALVLPCLANGDDLADAGLAAAPTDQRTVGDTWARQLEYAPVLALVDSEEADDEDRALLAQLHPTARRVAAASVDLARAAFAGFDVEAAAAAQHPACALLPQEADEAGVTTLVWHRRRPFHPERLYEALEDLCCAAARSRGRFWLADRPDTLLAWDAAGGALCVESAGPWLASLPDAAWEMVPPMRRAAAALDWHPDHGDCCQHLVFTSPGLDRDGLEQLLDSCLLTDAEYLSGREAWKDLPAAFDSLLDAA is encoded by the coding sequence ATGGACCGCGAGCACCAGCTCCCCGTCGTGATCGTCGCCGGGATGCACTCCGAAGCCCGGAAGGAGGTCGTCGAGCAGCTCCTGCGGACCGTTCCCGGGAGTGTGGCGCTGCACCACGACCTGTCCGCGGCGCCCGACGGCACCGTGCTCCGCCTGATCCGCGACGCCTCCGGCACCCTCTCCCGAGGTGAGGCACCGCTGGTCAACGACTGCGCGTGCTGCGCACTGCGCGAGGACCTCGTCCCGGAGCTGGAGCGGATGGCGGACAGCGGCCTGACCCGGCTCGCCGTGGTCGAGCTGTGGGACTCGGTCGAACCGAAGGCCATGGCGGAGGTCGTCGCCGGTCATGGCGCGGACCGTCTGGTGGTGACGAACGTGATCACCGCCGTGGACCCCGCGCTCGTCCTGCCCTGCCTCGCCAACGGCGACGACCTGGCCGACGCCGGCCTCGCCGCCGCCCCCACCGACCAGCGGACCGTCGGCGACACCTGGGCGCGCCAGCTGGAGTACGCCCCCGTACTCGCGCTCGTCGACAGCGAGGAAGCCGACGACGAGGATCGGGCGCTGCTGGCTCAACTGCATCCCACCGCACGGCGCGTGGCGGCCGCTTCAGTCGACCTCGCCCGGGCCGCGTTCGCCGGCTTCGACGTCGAGGCCGCGGCAGCAGCCCAGCACCCGGCGTGTGCGCTGCTGCCGCAGGAGGCGGACGAGGCCGGGGTGACCACCCTGGTCTGGCACCGCCGACGGCCCTTCCATCCCGAGCGTCTCTACGAGGCGTTGGAGGACCTGTGCTGTGCGGCGGCCCGCAGCCGTGGCAGGTTCTGGCTCGCCGACCGCCCCGACACCCTGCTGGCCTGGGACGCCGCGGGCGGCGCGCTGTGCGTGGAGAGCGCCGGCCCGTGGCTGGCGTCACTGCCCGACGCCGCCTGGGAGATGGTCCCGCCGATGCGGCGGGCCGCCGCGGCCCTGGACTGGCACCCCGACCACGGCGACTGCTGCCAGCACCTCGTCTTCACCTCACCCGGTCTCGACCGGGACGGGCTGGAACAGCTCCTCGATTCCTGCCTGCTGACGGACGCGGAGTACCTGTCGGGGCGCGAGGCCTGGAAGGACTTGCCCGCCGCCTTCGACTCCCTCCTCGACGCCGCCTGA
- a CDS encoding metal ABC transporter solute-binding protein, Zn/Mn family, protein MRGVSARTPGVVLGLSLALVCAGGGPGYAAPSPIPVVASTNVYGDLVRQVGGGRVAVVSIIRDPAQDPHSYEASTRTQLQLSRAQVVVENGGGYDEFVGRMLRSSDNSSAEVIDAVKVSGMEPNVAGEFNEHVWYDLPTMGRLADRIAQALGRVSPADADAFRKNAQVFKDELAGLEARTDRIEARRAGTSVAVTEPVPLYLTEACGLVNKTPAAFSEAVEEGDEVPPRVLRETLDLFTGRHVQALVYNEQTSGPQTEKVRKAAEENRIPVVPVTETLPQGKDYLGWMTDNITALDRALER, encoded by the coding sequence ATGCGCGGCGTGTCAGCCCGCACACCGGGGGTGGTTCTTGGCCTGTCACTGGCGCTGGTGTGCGCAGGGGGCGGGCCCGGGTACGCGGCCCCGTCCCCGATCCCCGTGGTCGCCTCGACGAATGTGTACGGGGACCTCGTCCGGCAGGTCGGGGGTGGGCGTGTCGCCGTCGTGTCGATCATCAGGGATCCCGCACAGGACCCGCACTCCTACGAGGCCAGCACGCGCACCCAGCTGCAGCTTTCCCGTGCCCAGGTGGTCGTCGAGAACGGCGGCGGCTATGACGAGTTCGTCGGCCGGATGCTGCGGAGCTCGGACAACTCCTCGGCCGAGGTGATCGATGCCGTGAAGGTCTCGGGCATGGAGCCCAATGTCGCGGGGGAGTTCAACGAGCACGTCTGGTACGACCTGCCGACGATGGGCCGCCTCGCCGACCGGATCGCCCAGGCCCTCGGCAGGGTCTCACCCGCCGACGCCGACGCCTTCCGGAAGAACGCGCAGGTCTTCAAGGACGAGCTGGCCGGGCTGGAGGCGCGGACGGACCGGATCGAGGCTCGCCGCGCCGGTACCTCCGTAGCGGTCACCGAGCCCGTCCCGCTCTACCTGACCGAGGCCTGCGGCCTGGTGAACAAGACGCCCGCGGCCTTCAGCGAGGCCGTCGAGGAGGGCGACGAGGTCCCACCCCGGGTTCTGCGAGAGACGCTCGACCTGTTCACCGGCCGGCACGTGCAGGCCCTGGTCTACAACGAGCAGACCAGCGGACCGCAGACGGAGAAGGTCAGAAAGGCCGCCGAGGAGAACCGGATTCCCGTGGTGCCCGTGACGGAGACCCTTCCGCAGGGCAAGGACTACCTCGGCTGGATGACGGACAACATCACCGCCCTCGACCGTGCCCTGGAGCGGTAA
- a CDS encoding GTP-binding protein, translating into MASHDLLPVTVLSGFLGAGKTTLLNHVLGNREGLRVAVIVNDMSEVNIDAALVRGGEAALSRTEERLVEMTNGCICCTLRDDLLEEVDRLAREGRFDYLLIESSGISEPMPVAATFSFPRDDGATLGDLARLDTMVTVVDAANFLRELEGGDELAARGLAAYEDDERTISDLLVDQVEFADVIVLNKLDLVKPDQAARLRAALTRLNPAARVVPAVRGHVALEHVLGTGLFDVEKAQQAPGWVQELNGDHVPETEEYGISSAVFRADAAFHPGRLWTFVTKGLDSGTFGRILRSKGFFWLASRPRVTGLWSQAGAVARFEPSGTRGPGTAQGQELVFIGTGMRHEALLAALDACLLAPGEPVPDGDEFPAWETYGADDACDIHEHAAEAA; encoded by the coding sequence GTGGCGTCGCACGACCTCCTGCCGGTGACCGTCCTGTCCGGTTTCCTCGGCGCGGGAAAGACGACCCTGCTCAACCACGTCCTGGGCAACCGCGAGGGCCTGCGCGTCGCGGTGATCGTCAATGACATGAGCGAGGTCAACATCGACGCGGCGCTCGTGCGCGGTGGCGAGGCGGCGCTCTCGCGTACCGAGGAGCGGCTGGTCGAGATGACCAACGGGTGCATCTGCTGCACCCTGCGCGACGACCTGCTGGAGGAGGTCGACCGGCTCGCCCGCGAGGGCCGCTTCGATTACCTGCTCATCGAGTCAAGCGGCATCTCCGAGCCCATGCCGGTCGCCGCGACCTTCTCCTTCCCCCGGGACGACGGCGCCACCCTCGGCGACCTCGCCCGCCTCGACACCATGGTCACCGTCGTGGACGCCGCGAACTTCCTGCGGGAACTCGAAGGCGGGGACGAACTGGCCGCGCGTGGCCTCGCCGCCTACGAGGACGACGAACGCACCATCAGCGACCTGCTCGTCGACCAGGTCGAGTTCGCCGACGTCATCGTCCTCAACAAGCTCGACCTGGTGAAGCCGGACCAAGCCGCACGCCTGCGGGCCGCGCTGACCCGCCTGAACCCGGCCGCCCGAGTCGTGCCCGCCGTACGCGGACACGTGGCCCTCGAACACGTCCTGGGAACCGGCCTGTTCGACGTCGAGAAGGCCCAGCAGGCGCCGGGCTGGGTTCAGGAGCTCAACGGCGACCACGTCCCCGAGACCGAGGAGTACGGGATCTCCTCGGCCGTGTTCCGCGCCGACGCGGCCTTTCACCCCGGTCGGCTGTGGACGTTCGTCACCAAGGGCCTCGACAGCGGCACCTTCGGGCGGATCCTGCGCTCCAAGGGCTTCTTCTGGCTCGCCAGCCGCCCCCGTGTGACCGGCCTGTGGTCGCAGGCCGGCGCCGTGGCCCGCTTCGAACCCTCCGGCACCCGCGGACCCGGCACCGCACAGGGCCAGGAACTGGTCTTCATCGGCACCGGTATGCGCCACGAAGCCCTCCTGGCGGCGCTGGACGCCTGTCTGCTCGCGCCGGGCGAACCCGTGCCGGACGGCGACGAGTTCCCGGCCTGGGAGACGTACGGAGCCGACGACGCCTGCGACATCCACGAGCACGCCGCAGAGGCGGCTTGA
- a CDS encoding DUF1490 family protein, which yields MHPLAIVGAAAGKLAHYAVSGVVGALIIKKLPDAQPAARKALVSGLAGGIVASRWLSSAAEEARLKAGDMLAEARTSLGEEVPPPSAVKVDHDDHGHEH from the coding sequence ATGCATCCCCTCGCCATCGTCGGCGCCGCCGCCGGCAAGCTGGCCCACTACGCGGTGTCCGGCGTGGTGGGTGCACTGATCATCAAGAAGCTCCCCGATGCCCAGCCCGCCGCGCGCAAGGCGCTGGTGAGCGGGCTCGCGGGCGGCATCGTGGCGAGCCGGTGGCTGTCCTCGGCCGCCGAGGAGGCCCGGCTCAAGGCCGGGGACATGCTCGCGGAGGCCCGTACCTCGCTCGGCGAGGAGGTCCCGCCGCCCTCGGCCGTCAAGGTCGACCACGACGACCACGGCCACGAGCACTGA
- the rpmB gene encoding 50S ribosomal protein L28, whose translation MSAHCQLTGAKPGFGNNISHSHRRTSRRFDPNIQHKRYWLPSEGRHVRLTLSTKAIKTVDTIGIEAAVARIRARGVKA comes from the coding sequence ATGTCGGCCCACTGCCAACTGACCGGCGCCAAGCCGGGATTCGGCAACAACATCTCCCACTCGCACCGGCGCACCTCACGCCGCTTCGACCCGAACATCCAGCACAAGCGCTACTGGCTGCCCAGCGAGGGGCGCCACGTCCGCCTGACGCTGAGCACCAAGGCGATCAAGACGGTGGACACGATCGGCATCGAGGCCGCCGTCGCCCGGATCCGAGCCCGCGGGGTGAAGGCCTGA
- the rpsN gene encoding 30S ribosomal protein S14, with protein sequence MAKKSKIAQNEKRKEIVQRYAARRTELKEIIRRPSSSAAERDAALAELRRQPRNASATRVRNRDSVDGRPRGYLRKFGLSRVRTRQQAHAGFLPGVTKSSW encoded by the coding sequence ATGGCGAAGAAGAGCAAGATCGCGCAGAACGAGAAGCGCAAGGAGATCGTCCAGCGGTACGCCGCCCGCCGGACCGAGCTCAAGGAGATCATCCGCCGACCGTCATCCAGCGCGGCCGAACGCGATGCCGCCCTCGCCGAACTGCGCCGGCAGCCGCGCAACGCCAGCGCCACCCGCGTACGCAACCGCGACAGCGTGGACGGCCGCCCCCGCGGCTACCTGCGCAAGTTCGGACTCTCCCGCGTACGGACGCGACAGCAAGCCCACGCGGGGTTCCTGCCCGGCGTGACCAAGTCGTCCTGGTAG
- the rpsR gene encoding 30S ribosomal protein S18 encodes MARRPVPHKPAKSKPNPLDAARITYIDYKDTDLLRKFISDRGKIRSRRVTRVTAQQQRALAAAIKNAREMALLPYAGR; translated from the coding sequence ATGGCCCGACGCCCCGTTCCTCACAAGCCCGCCAAGTCCAAGCCCAACCCGCTCGACGCGGCCAGGATCACCTACATCGACTACAAGGACACCGACCTGCTGCGGAAGTTCATCTCCGACCGCGGGAAGATCCGCAGCCGCCGCGTCACCCGAGTGACCGCCCAGCAGCAGCGGGCCCTCGCCGCCGCCATCAAGAACGCGCGTGAGATGGCCCTGCTGCCGTACGCCGGTCGCTGA
- the rpmG gene encoding 50S ribosomal protein L33, producing the protein MARNEIRPIIKLRSTAGTGFTYVTRKNRRNDPDRLVLRKYDPVARRHVDFREER; encoded by the coding sequence ATGGCACGCAACGAGATCCGCCCGATCATCAAGCTCCGCTCCACGGCGGGCACCGGGTTCACCTATGTCACCCGCAAGAACCGGCGCAACGACCCCGACCGGCTGGTGCTGCGCAAGTACGACCCCGTCGCCCGTCGCCACGTCGACTTCCGCGAAGAGCGCTGA